From the Periophthalmus magnuspinnatus isolate fPerMag1 chromosome 1, fPerMag1.2.pri, whole genome shotgun sequence genome, one window contains:
- the LOC117386520 gene encoding putative methyltransferase NSUN7: MLMFLTECLIAPGGAQLSTAVCTALTRSDTGPRITCQTWLTLSILFTSVTLRFSWTSWLIVTWQNVKYKEVTCGPKEIIYFGKYFKFPIMADQDESSDTVKDVSENEESSISLQDLNEKDKEPLCCEPPPYLSAPSIASALSDDTFLMAAAIFQHLREDKPITQQLLVYGKKTDTALPSNTDKTTEMQAYQLAFSTLKYQELLEYMITDSCVHTSQNISGDMLPLAMVMLCDFQERKFSLHSSITKDDEEEHHQDVRDLRNSLERCKTKLAASLARFRVKQSLRSVSSFLLDPVRTRQHQAKSLPLYVWINTLMYSTEEVCEVLQSAGLREVKSMTELKELSFCRDHLCSDTLVFSKELHVWLQTSSLTAARIMNIQERSLCVAVNVLRPLLFDGGDVLVAGSFSAVTVAHVAVAATARSGQVLICSADHEPSQTEEMKELFTQMDLQNVRILSESFFELNEWEKTVQHLKVILVLPQCSSSALNDPVPIMHSENGDWELLTDLSHGLVSKSKINSLIGQQALLLGHALSFPKVQTVVYCTRSEYPEENAQLVKRVLEKTRIHPKLLPFRVNGPIFPEDSQSEDTAESKYFSLQPSQFTNGCFIARLSRQADPTKVETVQDVLARAAAKGLLGGILPEQSKRSKKAKGKKSQQAGSHSEQEADDEDDQGEEDEEENDKSGKVGKKKKKGGKGHKANSKSTKSQSKGGKKKVKKKKVNQGKKKPRRIPRLTLSLMSSAKASARLSLITPLVKKLKDNAGLITTSSETSSGSSTPARKLPPSAGPAPRTEAAQKQLGKTGVDEEEEGEVKVMPRVERQGGLRKDQVRAKKVVGSVDSEPPHEFSSSSVSIKSDTSLSAQES; the protein is encoded by the exons atgctCATGTTTTTGACAGAGTGCCTAATTGCACCAGGTGGAGCCCAATTATCCACTGCAGTCTGCACAGCACTCACCCGCTCAGACACTGGCCCGCGGATCACATGTCAGACATGGTTGACGCTGAGCATCTTATTTACCTCTGTGACACTCAGGTTCAGCTGGACAAGTTGGCTCATCGTAACCTGGCAGAATGTTAAATATAAAGAAGTTACATGTGGACCAAAGGAAATAATTTACTTTggcaaatattttaaatttcctATCATGGCAGATCAAG ATGAGTCGAGCGACACTGTGAAAGATGTCTCTGAGAACGAGGAGAGCTCCATCTCGCTTCAGGATCTGAATGAGAAAGACAAAGAACCACTGTGCTGTGAGCCACCACCTTATTTATCTGCACCTTCCATCG CCTCTGCATTATCAGATGACACCTTCCTGATGGCAGCAGCCATATTCCAACACCTGCGGGAGGACAAGCCAATCACACAACAACTTCTGGTTTATGGAAAAAAGACAGACACAGCTCTGCCATCCAACACAGACAAGACCACAGAGATGCAGGCTTATCAGCTGGCCTTCAGCACACTCAAAT ATCAAGAGTTGCTGGAGTATATGATAACTGACAGCTGCGTCCACACTTCTCAGAATATC TCTGGTGACATGCTGCCTCTGGCCATGGTAATGTTGTGTGACTTCCAGGAGCGAAAGTTTTCACTACACAGTTCCATAACCAAAGATGACGAAGAGGAACATCATCAGGACGTTAGGGATCTTCGTAACAGTTTGGAAAG GTGTAAGACAAAACTTGCAGCCTCGTTGGCACGGTTCCGGGTCAAACAGAGTCTACGCAGTGTCTCATCCTTCCTACTTGATCCAGTTCGGACAAGGCAACATCAAGCTAAATCACTGCCACTTTATGTATGGATTAACACACTCATGTACAG taCTGAAGAAGTTTGTGAAGTTTTGCAAAGCGCTGGCCTTCGTGAGGTGAAGAGTATGACTGAACTTAAAGAGCTGTCCTTCTGTAGAGACCACCTCTGCTCAGACACCCTTGTTTTTTCAAAGGAGCTTCATGTTTGGCTCCAGACTAGTAGCCTCACAGCAGCGCGTATCATGAACATACAG GAAAGGAGTTTGTGTGTGGCAGTGAATGTgttgcgccccctgctgtttgATGGAGGGGACGTGTTGGTGGCAGGGTCCTTCTCAGCGGTGACTGTGGCCCATGTAGCAGTCGCCGCCACAGCCCGGTCAGGACAGGTGTTAATATGCAGTGCTGACCATGAACCTTCACAGACAGAAGAGATGAAAGAACTCTTCACACAAATGGACTTGCAAA ATGTTAGAATACTTTCAGAGTCCTTCTTTGAGCTGAATGAGTGGGAAAAAACTGTGCAACATTTAAAGGTCATCCTTGTACTACCTCAGTGCTCGTCCTCTGCTCTTAATGATCCAGTGCCCATCATGCATAGCGAAAATGGAG ATTGGGAACTTCTCACAGACCTGTCACATGGATTGGTAtcaaaatccaaaataaacTCACTGATTGGTCAGCAAGCATTACTGCTGGGACATGCTTTATCAT TCCCCAAGGTCCAGACTGTGGTCTATTGCACACGCTCAGAATACCCTGAGGAAAACGCACAGCTGGTGAAGAGAGTTTTAGAGAAAACCCGCATTCATCCCAAACTGCTTCCCTTCAG GGTGAATGGACCTATTTTCCCAGAAGATTCGCAGTCAGAAGACACTGCTGAGTCCAAGTATTTCAGCCTTCAACCCTCCCAGTTCACCAACGGCTGTTTCATAGCCAGACTCTCCCGACAG GCTGATCCCACTAAAGTAGAAACAGTCCAGGATGTATTGGCAAGGGCAGCGGCGAAGGGCCTCTTGGGTGGAATACTCCCAGAGCAATCTAAACGCAGCAAGAAGGCAAAAGGGAAGAAAAGTCAACAAGCTGGCAGCCACAGCGAGCAGGAAGCAGACGATGAAGATGACCAAGGtgaggaagacgaggaggagaacGACAAGAGCGGTAAAGtcgggaagaagaagaagaagggtgGGAAAGGACATAAAGCTAATTCCAAGTCAACAAAAAGTCAATCGAAAGGTGGGAAGAAGAAAGTcaagaagaaaaaagtgaacCAGGGCAAAAAAAAGCCTCGGCGAATACCTCGTCTGACACTTTCACTGATGTCCTCTGCTAAAGCCTCAGCGCGCTTGTCTCTCATCACCCCCCTCGTGAAGAAGCTCAAAGACAATGCAGGCCTGATTACGACGTCTTCGGAGACGTCCTCGGGATCGTCCACACCTGCCAGAAAACTGCCTCCTTCTGCCGGCCCCGCTCCACGAACTGAAGCAGCGCAGAAACAGCTGGGTAAAACTGGAGTcgatgaagaggaagaaggtGAAGTAAAAGTCATGCCTCGTGTTGAAAGGCAAGGAGGTCTACGAAAAGATCAGGTGAGGGCCAAGAAAGTGGTCGGATCTGTGGACTCTGAGCCTCCTCACGAGTTTTCAAGCAGCTCTGTAAGTATCAAGAGTGATACTTCTCTTTCTGCTCAGGAAAGTTGA